From the Phoenix dactylifera cultivar Barhee BC4 chromosome 10, palm_55x_up_171113_PBpolish2nd_filt_p, whole genome shotgun sequence genome, one window contains:
- the LOC103708561 gene encoding ATP-dependent (S)-NAD(P)H-hydrate dehydratase: MSSTVALSGCFENWMLASSSAIFRRQLFLLKTLGGHCCRVHMERIHGAEGARAATLEADAEGIIRKITPVMDPRLYKGQAGKVAVIGGCREYTGAPYFAAISALKIGADLSHVFCTKDAATVIKSYSPELIVHPVLEESYGVRDDEKASVFGKVVGDVTKWMQRFDCLVVGPGLGRDTFLLDCVSGIIRHAREANIPIVIDGDGLFLVTNNLDLVKGYSLAVLTPNINEYKRLVEKVLDCEVNEEEASEQLKLLARRIGDVTIFRKGKLDLISDGERVNKVSISGSPRRCGGQGDILSGSVAVFSSWARQRLSSTKEATERSLSNPMVLGCIAASALLRKSAALAFASKKRATLTTDIIECLGRSLEDICPAE, from the exons ATGAGTAGTACGGTTGCTTTATCCGGTTGTTTCGAGAATTGGATGTTGGCGTCATCGTCGGCTATATTCAGGAGGCAGCTCTTCTTGTTAAAGACTTTGGGTGGACATTGTTGCCGAGTCCATATGGAGAGAATACACGGGGCAGAAGGCGCCAGAGCTGCCACTTTGGAGGCTGATGCCGAGGGGATAATTCGAAAGATTACACCCGTGATGGACCCCAGACTGTATAAAGGGCAAGCAG GGAAGGTAGCAGTTATTGGTGGGTGCCGGGAGTATACAGGTGCTCCATATTTTGCTGCTATATCAGCCTTGAAAATT GGTGCAGACTTATCTCATGTTTTCTGTACAAAAGATGCTGCAACAGTAATAAAAAGCTATAGTCCTGAGTTAATTGTGCACCCTGTTTTAGAAGAATCATACGGAGTAAG GGATGATGAGAAAGCATCAGTTTTTGGTAAGGTTGTTGGTGACGTTACAAAGTGGATGCAAAGGTTTGATTGCCTTGTTGTTGGTCCAGGTCTTGGAAGAGACACATTTCTTCTG GATTGTGTGAGTGGCATCATTAGACATGCACGAGAAGCAAATATCCCAATTGTGATTGATGGG GATGGTTTGTTTCTTGTCACGAACAACCTTGATCTAGTTAAAGGATACTCCTTAGCTGTCCTAACGCCTAATATTAACGAGTATAAGCGTCTTGTTGAGAAGGTTCTAGATTGTGAAGTAAATGAGGAAGAGGCTTCCGAACAGTTAAAATTGCTTGCTAGACG GATTGGTGATGTAACCATCTTTCGGAAAGGAAAATTGGACCTTATCAGTGATGGTGAAAGAG TCAATAAGGTGAGCATTTCTGGATCACCTCGGCGTTGTGGCGGTCAAGGTGATATCCTATCTGGCAG TGTTGCGGTATTTTCATCTTGGGCACGCCAGCGTCTGTCATCTACCAAAGAAGCCACTGAAAGGAG tttgTCGAATCCAATGGTGCTTGGATGCATAGCTGCTTCTGCGCTACTAAGGAAATCTGCAGCGCTTGCTTTCGCATCCAAGAAACGAGCAACCCTCACCACAGATATTATTGAGTGCTTGGGTAGGAG CCTGGAGGACATATGCCCCGCCGAATGA
- the LOC103708560 gene encoding uncharacterized protein LOC103708560, translating into MEWEADWPRKSRGGGGGGVMLEGYVEAAEGVDQGSGGGDGVVGRTKSLTDEDLEELKGCLDLGFGFSYEEIPELCNTLPALELCYSMSQRFLDGQQQQSRAPEAAGDAAAELGAAAASSAPVANWKISGPGDHPEEVKARLKYWAQAVACTVRLCN; encoded by the exons atgGAGTGGGAGGCGGATTGGCCGAGGAAGAgccggggcggcggcggcggcggggtgATGCTGGAGGGCTACGTCGAGGCGGCAGAGGGAGTCGACCAGGGGTCGGGCGGGGGCGATGGGGTGGTGGGGAGAACGAAAAGCCTGACGGACGAGGACCTGGAGGAGTTGAAGGGGTGCTTGGATTTGGGGTTCGGGTTCAGTTACGAGGAGATCCCCGAGCTCTGCAACACTCTCCCGGCTCTCGAGCTCTGCTACTCGATGAGCCAGAGGTTCTTGGACGGGCAGCAGCAGCAAAGCCGGGCGCCGGAGGCGGCGGGGGATGCGGCGGCAGAGCTGGGTGCTGCTGCGGCGTCCTCTGCTCCCGTGGCCAATTGGAAGATCTCCGGCCCTG GGGACCATCCTGAAGAAGTTAAAGCAAGGCTGAAATATTGGGCCCAAGCAGTGGCATGCACTGTTAGATTATGCAACTGA
- the LOC120112229 gene encoding uncharacterized protein LOC120112229, with amino-acid sequence MDSFQPFDNLPDSTEFLPQEDDVLQFLEFSDPDYTQPLALPAPPDVESTMELSGMMQDASFWDFDVQQPANEQFAPADHGVGNFEALPPVNQVIPAATTPEVSPPAIDCSGCQALREVVHSNGSQNMKLSIHGGPGTFYHAILDVYHNIHGFPRAAEQSYIE; translated from the exons ATGGATAGTTTCCAGCCATTCGATAATCTCCCTGATTCGACTGAATTCCTTCCTcaagaggatgatgtcctccaATTCCTTGAATTCTCCGACCCGGACTACACCCAGCCTCTTGCTCTCCCTGCGCCACCCGATGTTGAATCCACTATGGAATTGTCCGGCATGATGCAGGACGCATCATTTTGGGATTTCGATGTTCAACAGCCGGCAAACGAGCAGTTTGCGCCGGCCGATCACGGAGTTGGGAATTTTGAAGCCTTGCCACCGGTCAATCAGGTGATTCCGGCGGCAACCACCCCTGAGGTCTCGCCGCCCGCCATAGATTGCAGCGGATGCCAAGCGTTGAGAGAAGTGGTTCATTCCAACG GATCACAAAATATGAAGCTTTCGATCCATGGAGGGCCTGGCACTTTCTATCATGCGATACTCGATGTCTACCACAACATCCATGGCTTTCCACGGGCTGCAGAGCAATCCTACATCGAGTAA
- the LOC103708559 gene encoding protein NLP7 isoform X2 → MMCSLRTRSFDWVKKFLINYGLVRVRDNYIILQDSLSVFCDALCANMRYEVASTNAVNVSTSPESGLCQSRPIEVDRSHPVRTLKTGIAAQRERTGSMQLRDLVDYFHLPIADAAKELGICTTALKKICRKHGMPRWPQRKK, encoded by the exons ATGATGTGCAGTCTCCGCACCCGAAGCTTCGATTGGGTGAAGAAGTTCCTAATCAATTATGGCCTGGTTCGAGTGCGTGATAATTATATTATCCTGCAGGATTCCCTCTCTGTCTTCTGTGATGCTCTATGTGCAAACATGAGATATGAGGTGGCCAGCACCAATGCTGTCAATGTATCAACTTCACCAGAATCAG GGTTATGTCAATCCAGGCCGATAGAAGTGGATCGCAGTCATCCTGTTCGAACTCTCAAGACTGGAATTGCTGCACAG AGGGAGAGAACTGGAAGCATGCAGTTGAGGGACTTGGTTGATTATTTTCACCTTCCAATAGCAGATGCTGCTAAGGAGCTTGGCATATGTACTACTGCTCTTAAGAAGATTTGTAGAAAACATGGAATGCCCAGATGGCCTCAGCGAAAG AAATGA
- the LOC103708559 gene encoding protein RKD5 isoform X1, with protein sequence MMCSLRTRSFDWVKKFLINYGLVRVRDNYIILQDSLSVFCDALCANMRYEVASTNAVNVSTSPESGLCQSRPIEVDRSHPVRTLKTGIAAQRERTGSMQLRDLVDYFHLPIADAAKELGICTTALKKICRKHGMPRWPQRKIKSIDKRISTLQRGLHAEAGEGAARTQVEIERLKVEKARICAGLPP encoded by the exons ATGATGTGCAGTCTCCGCACCCGAAGCTTCGATTGGGTGAAGAAGTTCCTAATCAATTATGGCCTGGTTCGAGTGCGTGATAATTATATTATCCTGCAGGATTCCCTCTCTGTCTTCTGTGATGCTCTATGTGCAAACATGAGATATGAGGTGGCCAGCACCAATGCTGTCAATGTATCAACTTCACCAGAATCAG GGTTATGTCAATCCAGGCCGATAGAAGTGGATCGCAGTCATCCTGTTCGAACTCTCAAGACTGGAATTGCTGCACAG AGGGAGAGAACTGGAAGCATGCAGTTGAGGGACTTGGTTGATTATTTTCACCTTCCAATAGCAGATGCTGCTAAGGAGCTTGGCATATGTACTACTGCTCTTAAGAAGATTTGTAGAAAACATGGAATGCCCAGATGGCCTCAGCGAAAG ATCAAAAGCATAGATAAGAGGATCTCAACCCTGCAACGAGGTTTGCATGCTGAAGCTGGCGAAGGAGCTGCGAGAACTCAAGTTGAGATTGAGAGGCTCAAAGTTGAGAAGGCACGGATTTGTGCTGGTCTACCACCATAG